The following is a genomic window from Saprospiraceae bacterium.
TTCGACGGGCCGGGTTTTCGGGGCTGCGGCGAGTTTCATCCGTTCACCGTCAGCGACATCGGGCCGGAGGGCCGTTTTTCGCTGGGCATCAAGGCCCTGGGCGATTGCACCGGGCATCTGCAGGCCGTGGAAAGCGGCGTCGCCGTCCGGGTTCAGGGCCCCTTCGGCGATTTTTTCGCAGGCCAGTCCGGGCCGCAGTTCTGGCTGGCCGGCGGGGTCGGCATTACCCCCTTCATGGGCCGCCTGCGGGCCGGCCCCCTGGCCCAACCGGTGCGCCTGCTCTACCTGCATCGCGATGCCGGCGATGTGGCTTACGACGAGGAGTTGCAAGCGCTGGCCGGGCAGCAACCGCTGCTGTCGCTGGTCACCGTGGCCAGCGGTGCCGGCCAGCCGGACCTGTCGCCGCTGTTGCCGGCGGCCGGGGATCTGGCCGGTTGCGATTGCTACCTTTGCGGGCCGCCGGGGATGGTGGCGGCGGCCGTAGCGATTCTGCGCTCCCGCCAGGTGGCGCCGGCCCGCCTGCATTTCGAGAGCTTCGAATTCCGATGAGCCGCCGCCTGTTCATTTTCGCCACCGGCGCCTTCTGGATCGGCGTGCTGGCTTTCTGGTTTCTCGGCCGGGAGGCCGGGCCGCTGCCCTGGACGATGCCGCCGAATGCACTGCCGGCAGAGCGGGCGTTGTCGCTGGCCGAGGTGGCCGCCCATGCCGTGCCGGAAGATTGCTGGATGGCCATCGACGGGCAGGTATACGACCTCAGTGCCTATCTGCCCGAGCATCCGTCGCGCCCGGCCATCATCAATCCCTGGTGCGGCCGCGAGGCCAGCGAAGCCTACCGGACCAAGGGCAAGGGCCGACGGCATTCGGCCGAGGCCGACCAGCTGCTGGCTACTTTCCGCATCGGCCGGCTGCAGCCCTGAGGGCGCGGTTTTCCGCCAAGGCGGCCGAGAATTCGTCCTGCCTTGTGGCGCTTGATGGTCATTGGCATGGGACATGCTCAGTGTCATGACTTCATTCAGCGGAGGCGACTATGTCCATCAGTTCCATCCTCAACGTCGGCATGCAAGGCATGCAGGCCAGCATCAACCGCACCGCCATCGCCGGCAGCGGCCTGAACGTCGAAAACGACGATATGGCGGCCAAGATGGTCGCCATGCGCCAGGGCGAAATCGACGCCAAAGCGGCTGCCAACGTGATCAAAACCGGCGACGAGATCCTCGGCGCCCTGATCGACATTCGCGCCTGAGGCGGCAAGAGTTGCCGGCCGAGGGGGCGAGCACGATTTTGTAGTTTGCCGCCGAAGCCGGGCCTGATCGGGAAAACTCCCGGGCCGGTCAGCGCCAGTCAGGCCTGGCTGGGGCCGACCCGGAAATCGGCCAGCCCGACCTCGCCGTTTTCCTCGTAGACGTCGAGTGCCCGCAGTTGTGGCTCGCAACAGGGTGCCGAGCGAGGTGCCGGTTTGCGGGGGTAGACGATGCCGCATGGAGCAGCGCAGGTGGCGGTCGCTGGCGTCGAAGACGGCAGGTTGTTCGCTGCAGTCGAGGCGGCGCGGCACAGCACTGCAGCGGTTGATGCAGGCGTAGGCGATGCCGGCGAAGCGGATGAGCAGGCATTCCTCGCGCTGCCCCTCGAAGGTGATGGGCGCCTTCCGGTAGCGGCCTTCGAGAAGCTCGGCGCTGGCGCACAGGGCGAGGCGGGGCGGGATGGGGGTCATGGCGG
Proteins encoded in this region:
- a CDS encoding cytochrome b5 domain-containing protein gives rise to the protein MSRRLFIFATGAFWIGVLAFWFLGREAGPLPWTMPPNALPAERALSLAEVAAHAVPEDCWMAIDGQVYDLSAYLPEHPSRPAIINPWCGREASEAYRTKGKGRRHSAEADQLLATFRIGRLQP